In Opitutaceae bacterium TAV5, one genomic interval encodes:
- a CDS encoding MltA-interacting protein MipA produces the protein MEKNSGKTRRLGGLLGCAGLALSATAASGAGEPAETSPAAAAVPVVETTRPAREWGVAMGLRYADVPFVADDETVADIVPLFFYEGERIFLRGLEGGIRLWSEEKVDLNFIARYRFFDIPKEYQNELRSDALDMGAQLSFQLRPDWWLDTEILSDVDGHVQGIARLRTRIEWPGWRFQPELELRAKTSSFNSNYYGMDEFDVDAGIDMRVRLKMRRHLYSNLYLIGSVEASMLDHPARSSPVVDERFEWEAFLGVGFFSLPEMSGNNAPASASALSIRPYWRLAQGFGTDATIGEAMTGKVAEGDKTIMMTSLFYGHPLAEEFMGLPVEVYLTPGIVHHYASSAQDAATEYVLAVKFYYTFPLPWRIRFGFAEGMSYTDSITWYEETSLHRKGYRTSNLLNYLDFSLDLNIGDVVRKKALKDWWLGVGIHHRSGIFETSSMFGRIKGGSNFTNIYVQWSP, from the coding sequence ATGGAGAAGAATTCTGGAAAAACGCGCCGGCTTGGCGGCCTCCTTGGTTGCGCCGGTCTGGCGCTTTCGGCGACAGCCGCGTCCGGGGCCGGCGAACCGGCGGAAACCTCGCCCGCCGCCGCAGCCGTTCCCGTGGTCGAGACGACCCGGCCCGCGCGCGAATGGGGTGTGGCCATGGGCCTGCGCTACGCCGACGTGCCTTTCGTGGCCGATGACGAGACCGTCGCCGATATCGTCCCGCTGTTCTTCTACGAAGGTGAACGCATTTTCCTCCGCGGCCTGGAAGGCGGCATCCGGCTGTGGTCCGAGGAAAAGGTCGATCTCAACTTCATCGCCCGTTACCGGTTCTTCGACATCCCGAAAGAATACCAGAACGAGCTCCGCAGCGACGCGCTCGACATGGGGGCGCAGCTCTCGTTCCAGCTGCGGCCGGACTGGTGGCTGGACACGGAAATCCTGAGCGATGTGGATGGCCATGTGCAGGGCATCGCCCGGTTGCGGACGCGGATCGAGTGGCCGGGCTGGCGATTTCAGCCGGAGCTGGAACTGCGGGCGAAGACGTCGTCGTTCAACAGCAACTATTACGGCATGGACGAATTTGACGTGGATGCGGGCATCGACATGCGCGTGCGGCTGAAGATGCGCCGTCATCTCTACAGCAACCTTTACCTGATCGGCTCCGTCGAGGCGTCGATGCTCGACCACCCGGCCCGGTCCAGCCCGGTGGTGGACGAGCGGTTCGAATGGGAGGCGTTTCTCGGCGTGGGCTTTTTCAGTCTTCCGGAAATGTCCGGAAACAATGCTCCGGCCTCGGCTTCGGCCCTCTCGATCCGCCCGTACTGGCGGCTGGCGCAGGGTTTCGGCACCGATGCCACGATCGGGGAAGCGATGACGGGCAAGGTCGCCGAAGGGGACAAGACGATCATGATGACCTCGCTCTTTTACGGGCACCCGCTGGCGGAGGAATTCATGGGCCTGCCGGTCGAGGTGTATCTGACGCCGGGCATCGTGCACCACTACGCGTCGTCCGCACAAGACGCCGCCACCGAATACGTGCTCGCCGTGAAATTTTACTACACGTTTCCCCTGCCCTGGCGGATACGCTTCGGCTTTGCCGAGGGCATGTCGTACACCGACTCGATCACCTGGTACGAGGAAACCAGCCTGCACAGGAAAGGCTACCGGACGAGCAACCTGCTCAACTACCTGGATTTCTCGCTCGACCTGAATATCGGCGACGTGGTCCGGAAAAAAGCGCTCAAGGACTGGTGGCTGGGCGTGGGCATCCACCACCGGTCGGGCATTTTCGAGACGTCGTCGATGTTTGGCCGCATCAAGGGCGGCAGCAATTTCACCAACATCTACGTCCAGTGGTCGCCCTGA
- a CDS encoding methyltransferase, with the protein MPSATDSTRRFTDRVANYVRYRPAYPAALLETLRERARLTPASVVADVGSGTGILAALLLPLVRRVYAVEPNDAMRAAAEAWLGSGHGAGNAAGTANGTRGAGEFVSVAATAEATTLPEASVDLVTAGQAFHWFDHAAARREFARILRPGGHVALVWNERETDTTPFLRSYEALLQQHARDYGRVKHTNVDETAIAAFFAPERHECIETANEQRFDLDGLVGRSLSSSYAPNPGQPGHEAFVAALRNLFAAHAEADGRVSFRYRTRLYFGRL; encoded by the coding sequence ATGCCCTCCGCCACCGATTCCACCCGCCGCTTCACCGATCGCGTGGCCAACTACGTGCGCTATCGCCCGGCCTACCCGGCGGCGCTGCTCGAAACCCTGCGCGAACGCGCGCGGCTGACGCCCGCCAGCGTCGTGGCCGATGTCGGTTCGGGCACCGGCATCCTTGCAGCCTTGCTCCTGCCGCTAGTCAGGCGTGTGTACGCGGTGGAGCCCAACGACGCCATGCGCGCAGCGGCCGAAGCGTGGCTGGGCAGCGGACACGGGGCAGGCAATGCCGCCGGCACCGCCAACGGTACGCGCGGCGCAGGCGAGTTCGTGAGCGTCGCAGCGACGGCCGAGGCCACGACCTTGCCGGAAGCATCGGTCGATCTGGTGACGGCGGGGCAAGCGTTCCACTGGTTCGACCACGCGGCGGCACGGCGCGAGTTTGCACGCATCCTCAGGCCGGGAGGCCACGTCGCCCTCGTCTGGAACGAACGCGAGACGGACACCACGCCTTTCCTGCGCAGCTACGAAGCACTCCTGCAACAACACGCCCGCGACTATGGCCGGGTGAAACACACCAACGTCGACGAGACGGCCATCGCAGCGTTTTTCGCACCGGAACGACATGAATGCATCGAGACGGCCAACGAACAGCGCTTCGACCTCGACGGACTCGTCGGGCGTTCCCTGTCGTCGTCCTATGCGCCTAACCCCGGGCAGCCGGGGCACGAGGCATTTGTGGCCGCTCTCCGCAACCTCTTCGCGGCCCATGCGGAGGCGGACGGCCGCGTGAGCTTCCGTTACCGGACACGGCTCTACTTCGGCAGGCTGTGA
- a CDS encoding GCN5 family acetyltransferase encodes MTAQALQTRIATAADEAEVLAMMRAFYAEDRIDFVEDRARRAFRLIVADDACGAILLFVDPAAQAPAPGGASGTTAGYAVVTLGFSLEFGGPFALLDELYLCDAARGRGWGRCALDLTKTWARQRGVLALRLEVHHHNPRAKSIYTKAGFRDDHRDMLTVWLE; translated from the coding sequence ATGACAGCCCAAGCCCTGCAAACGAGAATCGCCACCGCGGCCGACGAGGCGGAGGTGCTGGCGATGATGCGCGCGTTTTACGCGGAGGACCGGATCGACTTCGTGGAGGATCGCGCCCGCCGGGCTTTCCGCCTGATCGTGGCCGACGACGCCTGCGGCGCGATCCTGCTCTTCGTCGATCCCGCCGCGCAGGCGCCTGCTCCCGGCGGCGCCTCCGGCACGACAGCCGGCTACGCCGTGGTCACGCTCGGCTTCAGCCTGGAGTTTGGCGGACCGTTCGCGTTGCTCGACGAACTTTACCTGTGCGACGCGGCGCGCGGTCGCGGCTGGGGACGGTGCGCGCTCGATCTGACAAAAACCTGGGCGCGGCAACGCGGCGTGCTCGCGCTGCGTCTGGAAGTCCACCACCACAACCCGCGCGCCAAATCCATCTACACGAAAGCCGGTTTCCGCGACGATCACCGCGACATGCTGACAGTGTGGCTGGAGTGA
- a CDS encoding alkylphosphonate utilization protein — protein sequence MSSLSCPACTLDDVLEHADHYECATCGHEWPKDAPAEAARVVKDAHGTPLADGDSVVLIKDLKLRGSSQVLKQGTKAKNIRLVDGDHEIDCKIDGSPMALKACFVKKA from the coding sequence ATGTCTTCTCTCTCCTGTCCGGCCTGCACACTCGATGACGTTCTCGAACACGCCGACCACTACGAATGCGCCACGTGCGGTCACGAGTGGCCGAAGGACGCGCCGGCCGAGGCCGCCCGCGTGGTCAAGGACGCCCACGGCACGCCGCTGGCCGATGGCGACAGCGTCGTTCTGATCAAGGACCTGAAGCTGCGCGGTTCCTCCCAGGTCCTGAAGCAGGGCACGAAAGCCAAAAACATCCGCCTCGTCGACGGCGACCACGAGATCGATTGCAAGATCGACGGCAGCCCGATGGCCCTCAAGGCCTGCTTCGTCAAAAAAGCCTGA